The Pricia mediterranea genome includes a window with the following:
- a CDS encoding ferritin-like domain-containing protein encodes MKNLEELFEHQLKDLYSAEKQLTEALPTMASKANDDKLKGAFESHLEETKNHKTRLEDICKELDIDPEGETCKAMQGLVKEAESFIEEAEDDDVMDAGLIAEAQRVEHYEISGYGTAVRYAKELGHSDIAKKLQETLDEEYVADEKLDKLAEGRLNKEAMS; translated from the coding sequence ATGAAAAATTTGGAAGAATTATTCGAGCATCAACTGAAGGACTTGTACAGTGCCGAAAAGCAGCTTACCGAGGCCCTGCCCACAATGGCATCAAAAGCCAACGACGATAAACTGAAGGGTGCTTTTGAAAGCCATCTGGAAGAGACCAAAAATCATAAGACGCGCTTGGAGGATATTTGCAAGGAGCTCGATATCGATCCCGAGGGCGAAACCTGCAAGGCGATGCAAGGCTTGGTCAAGGAGGCCGAAAGCTTTATCGAGGAGGCCGAAGACGATGATGTCATGGATGCGGGTCTTATCGCCGAGGCCCAACGTGTCGAACATTACGAGATTTCGGGGTACGGAACGGCCGTACGCTATGCCAAGGAGCTGGGACATTCCGATATTGCCAAAAAACTTCAGGAAACCTTGGACGAGGAGTATGTGGCGGACGAAAAGTTGGACAAACTTGCTGAGGGCCGACTGAACAAGGAAGCTATGTCCTAA
- a CDS encoding DUF7218 family protein, whose protein sequence is MPNPQIKDEEKYQALRDKGYSEEKAARIANTPDSGKKGGKSEKYEKWTKEDLYEQAKKVGIEGRSKMDKGDLIHALRNN, encoded by the coding sequence ATGCCAAATCCACAAATAAAGGACGAAGAAAAATATCAAGCCTTGCGAGACAAAGGCTACAGCGAGGAAAAAGCGGCCCGCATCGCCAATACCCCCGATTCGGGAAAAAAAGGCGGAAAGTCTGAAAAATACGAGAAATGGACCAAAGAGGATCTCTACGAGCAAGCCAAGAAAGTGGGCATTGAGGGCCGCTCTAAAATGGACAAGGGGGATCTCATTCACGCCTTACGGAATAATTGA
- a CDS encoding SDR family oxidoreductase has protein sequence MNQTKRPHIAIQRRGQPEEVASRAAFLCSEHASFINGSNIRIDGGSMETAFG, from the coding sequence ATTAATCAGACTAAAAGACCGCATATCGCCATACAGCGTAGGGGGCAACCCGAAGAAGTGGCATCAAGGGCTGCCTTTTTATGTTCGGAACACGCCAGTTTTATAAACGGCAGCAACATACGCATCGATGGAGGTTCGATGGAAACCGCATTCGGTTAG
- a CDS encoding DUF3891 family protein — MIVVHRKTGWKIISHYTHGLFAGKLAEQLKLDFRPEQWLDTLTAIIEHDDYLLDFGEQDYLTEIGMPLDYRMAGETDEEAYEHAERVYRNATQKSQFTAMLVGHHLDFLYSELAEAYKPLKKFLKNVREERVKQRNLYGLDKEAASTVYDLMRFCDRCSLILCQDQVPTLGRKLEINAALGDIPHFISKGGEDSISVSPWPFEKQKFSLNFEYRLLLKSDFKDNDELEAELKAVKVHLQEIQFEK; from the coding sequence ATGATCGTAGTACATCGTAAGACTGGATGGAAAATTATTTCCCATTATACGCACGGGCTTTTCGCGGGAAAATTGGCCGAGCAGTTGAAACTTGATTTCAGACCGGAGCAATGGCTAGACACTTTGACCGCCATTATCGAACATGACGATTATCTTTTGGATTTCGGGGAACAGGATTATCTTACCGAAATAGGAATGCCGTTGGACTATAGAATGGCAGGGGAAACGGACGAGGAGGCTTATGAACATGCCGAACGCGTCTATCGCAACGCGACCCAAAAATCGCAGTTCACCGCGATGTTGGTCGGACACCATCTCGATTTTCTCTATTCGGAACTCGCCGAAGCTTATAAGCCCCTGAAAAAGTTCCTCAAAAATGTAAGGGAGGAAAGGGTAAAACAACGAAACCTGTACGGGCTTGATAAGGAAGCCGCAAGCACCGTTTATGACCTGATGCGGTTCTGCGACCGTTGCTCCCTCATCCTCTGCCAAGATCAGGTTCCAACGCTCGGCCGCAAACTCGAGATCAATGCTGCGCTTGGCGATATACCCCATTTTATTTCTAAGGGTGGGGAGGATTCGATATCGGTGTCTCCTTGGCCTTTTGAAAAACAAAAGTTCAGCTTAAACTTTGAATATAGGCTGCTTTTGAAATCGGATTTTAAGGACAATGACGAATTGGAAGCCGAACTGAAGGCTGTCAAGGTGCACTTGCAGGAAATACAATTTGAAAAATAA